Proteins from a genomic interval of Phenylobacterium sp. LH3H17:
- the trxA gene encoding thioredoxin: MSTVTVTDESFDKDVLQASGPVLVDFWAEWCGPCKQIAPALEQIATELGGQVTVAKLNIEDSPTTPSRYGVRGIPTMMLFKDGQMASMKVGAMPKQKILDWLSEAGV, from the coding sequence ATGAGCACCGTGACGGTCACCGACGAGTCCTTCGACAAGGACGTCCTGCAAGCTTCCGGCCCCGTGCTGGTGGATTTCTGGGCGGAGTGGTGCGGTCCCTGCAAGCAGATCGCGCCGGCCCTGGAGCAGATCGCCACCGAACTCGGCGGACAGGTGACCGTGGCCAAGCTGAACATCGAGGATTCGCCCACCACGCCCTCGCGCTACGGCGTGCGCGGCATCCCCACCATGATGCTGTTCAAGGACGGCCAGATGGCCTCCATGAAGGTCGGCGCCATGCCCAAGCAGAAGATCCTGGACTGGCTGAGCGAGGCGGGGGTCTAG
- the addA gene encoding double-strand break repair helicase AddA, with protein MSLTLVPKPDPQRLAADPGLSAFVTANAGSGKTKTLIDRVARLLLAGAEPETILCVTYTKAAAAEMQRRLYELLGGWSVCDDAALRKALAELEGREPQDYDHRGLSSARALFARALETPGGLKIQTIHAFCEKLLRRFPLEAGVSPGFRVMDDAASATIAAAARKAVARHALRGEGLVAEAYARFSVALDFGAFQAMFAAFESGRGRLAAYLDREGGLEGAVADVWRVCGFDAEIDPETLEAEAMDGLDQRAWIACAEVLANGGKTDQKCADQLRMIARNPAATIADCLGALFTEKGQGTPAAWVAKTSGLKSREDLRSFLLLEQDRLAELRERLRAAQVALDTKAALILAHAYLEAYRLEKTFSGALDFSDLIEKTRDLVASRPMAAWVLYKLDGGIDHILVDEAQDTAPEQWEIVRALTEEFFSGDGVTADRRRNMFVVGDEKQSIYSFQGARPELLIQEFEFHRNRATGAGYRFERVDLLTSWRSTPEVLGFVDAAFAPAELSQAILPRLEAELIRHEAVRRDHAGCVDLWPLEREIPSDDRLAWDAPLDEEAEGSANKRLAGKIAAEISALLARGDRVWDKDAKVWRPAKAGDVLILVRRRKALFEEILRALKRRGVPVAGADRLALSEHIVFDDLLAVARFVQFPADELTLAALLKSPFCGLDDDSLYALAKGRAVGLWATLAARAAEHPAWAEAHALLDDLRTQGPRRRPFEFYAGLLGSRGADGRSMRQRLLRRLGSEAEDALDEFLAQVLAAESRGVDDLESLAAAFASLDIVVKREMEAGRDEVRVMTAHGAKGLEAPIVFLPETTLARGARGSPLMPTEQGGFLWSAAKGSDCEASAKAREWRAGKEEDEAYRLLYVALTRARDRLVLCGRVAANAKEENLKGWWGALTAAFEHAEVSPRKRHVRSGGMDILRFGDDPTPMGAATADVAPAHPIPAWTAEPARAEAYARYASPSQLGEDVAAPAASPLAAQGGLGRFRRGDLIHRLLQILPDLALAGRPDAARRILARERDLTGEQRAEMTAAALAVLTDGAFAEVFGPGSRAEVSVAGSAKALPDGLTISGRVDRLVVLPDRVLAVDFKTNRPSPDRIEDADPAYLTQMAVYAAVLAEVFPGKDIEAALVWTDGPKLMVVPENVLALSLAQLGRSG; from the coding sequence GTGAGCCTGACGCTCGTCCCGAAACCCGATCCGCAGCGCCTGGCCGCCGATCCGGGCCTCTCGGCCTTCGTCACCGCCAACGCCGGTTCGGGCAAGACCAAGACCCTGATCGACCGGGTCGCGCGCCTGCTGCTGGCCGGCGCCGAGCCCGAGACCATCCTCTGCGTCACCTACACCAAGGCTGCCGCCGCCGAGATGCAGCGCAGGCTGTACGAGCTGCTGGGCGGCTGGTCCGTCTGCGACGACGCCGCCCTGCGCAAGGCTCTGGCCGAGCTGGAGGGTCGCGAACCCCAGGACTACGACCACCGCGGCCTCTCCTCGGCCCGGGCCCTGTTCGCCCGCGCCCTAGAGACTCCGGGCGGCCTGAAAATCCAGACCATCCACGCCTTCTGCGAAAAGCTGCTGCGGCGGTTCCCGCTGGAGGCGGGCGTCTCGCCGGGCTTCCGGGTGATGGACGACGCGGCCTCGGCCACCATCGCCGCGGCGGCTCGCAAGGCCGTCGCCCGTCACGCCCTGCGCGGCGAGGGCCTGGTCGCCGAGGCCTATGCCCGCTTCTCGGTGGCCCTGGACTTCGGGGCCTTCCAGGCGATGTTCGCGGCCTTCGAGAGCGGCCGGGGCCGGCTGGCGGCCTATTTGGATCGCGAGGGCGGGCTCGAGGGCGCGGTGGCCGACGTCTGGCGGGTCTGTGGCTTCGATGCGGAGATCGATCCCGAGACTCTGGAAGCCGAGGCCATGGATGGCCTGGACCAGCGCGCCTGGATCGCCTGCGCCGAGGTCCTCGCCAATGGCGGCAAGACCGACCAGAAGTGCGCCGACCAGCTCCGCATGATTGCCCGAAACCCTGCGGCGACGATCGCCGACTGCCTGGGCGCGCTCTTCACCGAAAAGGGCCAGGGAACGCCCGCGGCCTGGGTGGCCAAGACCAGCGGCCTGAAGTCGCGCGAGGATCTGCGCAGCTTTCTGCTGCTGGAACAGGACCGCCTGGCCGAACTGCGCGAACGCCTGCGCGCCGCCCAGGTCGCCTTGGACACCAAGGCCGCCCTGATCCTGGCCCACGCCTATCTGGAGGCCTACCGGCTGGAGAAGACCTTCTCCGGGGCGCTGGACTTCTCCGACCTCATCGAGAAGACCCGCGACCTCGTCGCCTCGCGGCCGATGGCGGCCTGGGTGCTCTACAAGCTGGACGGCGGCATCGATCACATCCTTGTGGACGAGGCCCAGGACACCGCCCCCGAGCAGTGGGAGATCGTCCGGGCCCTGACCGAGGAATTCTTCTCCGGCGACGGCGTGACGGCCGATCGCCGCCGCAACATGTTCGTGGTCGGCGACGAGAAGCAGTCGATCTACTCCTTCCAGGGCGCGCGGCCCGAGCTGCTGATCCAGGAGTTCGAGTTCCACCGCAATCGCGCCACGGGCGCAGGTTACCGGTTCGAGCGGGTGGACCTGCTGACCTCCTGGCGCTCGACGCCGGAGGTGCTCGGCTTCGTCGACGCGGCCTTCGCGCCAGCCGAGCTCTCCCAGGCGATCCTGCCGCGGCTTGAGGCCGAGCTGATCCGCCACGAGGCGGTGCGCCGCGACCATGCCGGCTGCGTCGACCTCTGGCCCCTGGAGCGCGAGATTCCCAGCGACGACCGCCTGGCGTGGGACGCGCCGCTGGACGAGGAAGCCGAGGGCAGCGCCAACAAGCGGCTGGCTGGCAAGATCGCCGCCGAGATTTCCGCCCTGCTGGCTCGCGGCGACCGCGTCTGGGACAAGGACGCCAAGGTCTGGCGGCCGGCTAAGGCCGGCGACGTGCTGATCCTGGTGCGGCGGCGCAAGGCGCTGTTCGAGGAGATCCTGCGGGCGCTGAAGCGCCGCGGGGTCCCGGTGGCCGGGGCCGACCGGCTGGCGCTCTCCGAGCACATCGTCTTTGACGACCTGCTGGCCGTGGCTCGCTTCGTGCAGTTCCCTGCCGATGAACTGACCCTGGCCGCCCTGCTGAAGAGCCCGTTCTGCGGCCTCGACGACGACAGCCTCTACGCCCTGGCCAAGGGCCGCGCGGTGGGGCTGTGGGCCACCTTGGCGGCGCGGGCGGCGGAACATCCGGCCTGGGCCGAGGCCCACGCCCTGCTTGACGATCTCCGCACACAGGGCCCCCGGCGGCGGCCCTTCGAATTCTACGCCGGCCTGCTGGGGTCACGCGGCGCCGACGGCCGCTCCATGCGCCAGCGCCTGCTGCGACGCCTGGGGAGTGAGGCCGAGGACGCGCTGGACGAGTTCCTGGCCCAGGTCCTGGCCGCCGAGAGCCGCGGGGTCGACGACCTGGAGAGCCTGGCCGCGGCCTTCGCCAGCCTCGACATCGTGGTCAAGCGCGAGATGGAGGCCGGCCGCGACGAGGTCCGGGTGATGACCGCCCACGGCGCCAAAGGCCTGGAGGCTCCCATCGTGTTCCTGCCCGAGACCACGCTGGCGCGCGGCGCGCGGGGCTCGCCCCTGATGCCCACCGAGCAGGGCGGATTCCTGTGGAGCGCCGCCAAGGGGTCCGACTGCGAAGCCTCCGCCAAGGCCCGCGAATGGCGGGCCGGCAAGGAGGAGGACGAGGCCTACCGCCTGCTCTATGTGGCCCTCACCCGCGCCCGCGACCGGCTGGTGCTGTGCGGCCGGGTGGCGGCCAACGCCAAGGAGGAGAACCTCAAGGGCTGGTGGGGGGCGCTCACCGCGGCCTTCGAACACGCCGAGGTCTCGCCGCGCAAGCGCCATGTCCGGTCGGGCGGCATGGATATCCTGCGCTTCGGCGACGATCCCACGCCCATGGGCGCGGCGACCGCCGATGTCGCGCCCGCCCACCCCATCCCCGCCTGGACCGCCGAACCGGCCAGGGCCGAGGCCTATGCCCGCTACGCCTCGCCCTCGCAGCTCGGAGAGGACGTGGCGGCCCCCGCCGCCTCGCCCCTGGCGGCCCAGGGCGGGCTGGGCCGTTTCCGGCGCGGCGACCTGATCCACCGCCTGCTGCAGATCCTGCCCGACTTGGCGCTAGCCGGGCGTCCCGACGCCGCCCGCCGCATTCTGGCCCGCGAGCGCGACCTTACCGGGGAGCAGCGGGCCGAGATGACCGCCGCAGCCCTGGCCGTCCTGACCGACGGCGCCTTCGCCGAGGTGTTCGGGCCTGGAAGTCGGGCCGAGGTCTCGGTAGCCGGCTCCGCCAAGGCCCTGCCCGACGGTCTGACGATTTCCGGACGCGTCGACCGGCTGGTGGTGCTGCCCGACCGGGTGCTGGCGGTCGATTTCAAGACCAACCGCCCCTCCCCGGACCGTATCGAGGACGCCGACCCCGCCTATCTCACCCAGATGGCTGTCTATGCCGCTGTGCTGGCGGAAGTCTTCCCCGGCAAGGACATCGAGGCCGCCCTGGTCTGGACCGATGGTCCGAAACTGATGGTGGTTCCAGAAAACGTGTTGGCCTTGTCCCTTGCTCAGCTGGGCCGCTCCGGTTGA
- the addB gene encoding double-strand break repair protein AddB: protein MSASGLFTGPAPRWFTIPAYRPFVHDLAQGLFDTLSHLGPEALSQAVVLTPTRRGARALADAFIAAGGGRAVLPPQIRPLGDLDEGEPPFEPGDLALDLPAAIGALQRRFELTRLVKQHEAKLNRDLDAAAALELADALGGFLDSLQIEEVEGDGLADLVLGELAEHWKVSRDFLQTALTEWPKRLETMGLVDVTRRRVALLRKLAETWTFHPPQGVLIAAGSTGTAPATADLLRVIAELPQGAVVLPGLDRNLAKEAWVEVGEQHPQGAMKRLLDRAGVTREDVADWPASASFQSRGRWRLRVVNEALRPPERTADWLSVIETLRSEAAEERIDPVVEGLKGFSVVTARAEDEAATVAALLLREVLETPGKTAALVAPDQTLARRVAAKLARWGVAADSSAGWALSGCSCGVLAGLVAKALVDPLDPIVLLAILKHPLVRLGLDGESLERQRTALELAALRGPRKTTWDALEAQLGRRREDPKFQDVDQALVLARRLRELFRDPADEARPPSEIARRLAHAMESLAQGETGDDLWAGHGGEALARLLSGLMNESEGLPHTSPRGFADLLTRLMAGESVRTGGATHPRLRILGAIEARLTRADRLIVAGLEEGVWPQGAPLDPFLSRPMRKQLGLPPPERRVGLAAHDFAQAACAPEVILLHSERREGAPAVKSRWLWRLETLARGAGIDLPGRPEVLAWARALDAADEYRPASRPAPDPPLADRPRRMAVTRIEALTRDPYSVWARDILKLYLLDRPDEAVEARARGTAIHAAFERFATDHPTQLPDDAADIFEALYLAELEAAGMPHEALAREAALAREAAAWVAELEQRRRADGRAIYVEKSGELTLPLPGGPFTVTAKADRIEIDPQGFGHILDYKTGKAPSKKVVETGFSPQLTLTAAILQAGGFKGLGHPEPGELTYLEITGRKPAGREEVRALPGDESALAAANAYEGLARLIGQFDEGRRYVSRIAPQFVKLHMSDYDHLARVFEWSTSGEEEGE from the coding sequence GTGAGCGCCTCCGGGCTCTTCACCGGCCCGGCCCCGCGCTGGTTCACGATCCCGGCCTACCGCCCCTTTGTCCACGACCTGGCCCAGGGCCTGTTCGACACCCTGAGCCACCTCGGGCCCGAGGCCCTGTCCCAGGCGGTGGTCCTGACCCCGACCCGGCGCGGCGCCCGGGCGCTGGCCGACGCCTTCATCGCGGCCGGCGGCGGGCGCGCAGTGCTGCCGCCGCAGATCCGGCCCCTAGGCGACCTGGACGAGGGGGAGCCCCCCTTCGAACCCGGCGACCTGGCCCTGGACCTGCCCGCCGCCATCGGAGCCCTGCAGCGGCGCTTCGAGCTGACCCGGCTGGTCAAGCAGCACGAGGCCAAGCTCAATCGCGACCTGGACGCCGCGGCCGCCCTGGAGCTGGCCGACGCCCTGGGCGGCTTCCTCGACAGCCTGCAGATCGAGGAGGTCGAAGGCGACGGCCTGGCCGACCTGGTGTTGGGGGAGCTGGCCGAGCACTGGAAGGTCAGCCGCGATTTCCTGCAGACCGCGCTCACCGAGTGGCCGAAGCGGCTTGAAACCATGGGGCTGGTGGACGTCACGCGCCGCCGGGTGGCCCTCCTGCGCAAGCTGGCCGAGACCTGGACCTTCCATCCGCCCCAGGGGGTGCTGATCGCCGCGGGCTCCACCGGCACCGCCCCAGCCACCGCCGACCTGCTGCGGGTCATCGCCGAGCTGCCCCAGGGCGCGGTGGTGCTGCCAGGCCTGGATCGCAACCTGGCCAAGGAGGCCTGGGTCGAGGTCGGCGAGCAGCATCCGCAGGGGGCCATGAAGCGCCTGCTGGACCGCGCCGGGGTCACGCGCGAGGACGTGGCCGACTGGCCGGCTTCGGCCAGCTTCCAATCTCGGGGCCGCTGGCGGCTGCGGGTGGTCAACGAGGCCCTGCGCCCCCCGGAGCGCACCGCCGACTGGCTGAGCGTGATCGAGACCCTGCGCAGCGAGGCCGCCGAGGAGAGAATCGATCCGGTCGTCGAGGGGCTGAAGGGCTTTTCCGTGGTCACCGCCCGCGCCGAGGACGAGGCCGCCACGGTCGCCGCCCTGCTGCTGCGCGAGGTCCTGGAGACGCCGGGCAAGACCGCCGCCCTGGTGGCGCCGGACCAGACCCTGGCGCGGCGGGTCGCCGCCAAGCTGGCCCGCTGGGGCGTGGCCGCCGACTCCTCGGCCGGCTGGGCGTTGTCGGGCTGTTCCTGCGGCGTACTGGCCGGCCTCGTGGCCAAGGCCCTGGTCGATCCCCTCGACCCCATCGTGCTGCTGGCCATCCTCAAGCATCCCCTGGTGCGCCTGGGCCTTGACGGCGAGAGCCTGGAACGCCAGCGCACGGCCCTGGAGCTCGCCGCCCTGCGCGGCCCGCGCAAGACCACCTGGGACGCCCTGGAAGCCCAGCTCGGACGCCGTCGGGAGGACCCGAAATTCCAGGACGTCGACCAAGCCCTGGTCCTGGCGCGTCGCCTGCGCGAGCTGTTCCGCGACCCAGCCGACGAGGCGCGCCCGCCATCGGAGATCGCGCGCCGCCTGGCCCACGCCATGGAGTCCCTGGCCCAGGGCGAGACCGGCGATGATCTGTGGGCCGGCCACGGCGGCGAGGCCCTGGCGCGCCTGCTCTCGGGGCTGATGAACGAGTCCGAGGGCCTGCCCCACACCAGCCCGCGCGGCTTCGCCGACCTGCTGACCCGGCTGATGGCCGGGGAGAGCGTGCGCACCGGCGGCGCCACCCATCCGCGCCTGCGCATCCTGGGGGCCATCGAGGCCCGCTTGACCCGCGCCGACCGGCTGATTGTGGCGGGGCTGGAGGAGGGGGTCTGGCCCCAGGGCGCGCCGCTCGACCCCTTCCTGTCACGGCCCATGCGCAAGCAGCTGGGCCTGCCGCCGCCGGAGCGCAGGGTGGGCCTGGCCGCGCACGACTTCGCCCAGGCCGCGTGCGCCCCAGAGGTGATCCTGCTGCATTCCGAGCGCCGCGAGGGCGCGCCGGCGGTGAAGTCGCGCTGGCTGTGGCGGCTGGAGACCCTGGCGCGCGGCGCCGGGATCGACCTGCCCGGACGCCCCGAGGTCCTGGCCTGGGCCCGGGCGCTGGACGCCGCCGACGAGTACAGGCCCGCCAGCCGCCCAGCGCCCGATCCGCCCCTGGCCGACCGCCCGCGGCGGATGGCGGTGACCCGCATCGAGGCCCTGACCCGCGACCCCTATTCGGTGTGGGCGCGCGACATCCTGAAGCTCTACCTGTTGGACCGCCCCGACGAGGCGGTGGAGGCCCGCGCCCGCGGCACGGCGATCCATGCGGCCTTCGAGCGCTTCGCGACCGACCATCCCACCCAGCTTCCGGACGACGCCGCCGACATTTTCGAAGCCCTCTACCTGGCCGAACTGGAGGCCGCAGGCATGCCGCATGAGGCGCTGGCGCGGGAAGCCGCCCTGGCCCGCGAGGCGGCCGCCTGGGTGGCCGAGCTGGAGCAGCGCCGCCGCGCCGACGGCCGCGCCATCTATGTGGAGAAGAGCGGCGAACTGACCTTGCCCCTGCCGGGCGGGCCGTTCACCGTCACCGCCAAGGCCGACCGAATCGAGATCGACCCCCAGGGCTTCGGCCACATCCTCGACTACAAGACCGGCAAGGCGCCCTCGAAGAAGGTGGTGGAGACCGGCTTCTCGCCGCAGCTCACCCTGACCGCGGCGATCCTGCAGGCGGGCGGCTTCAAAGGCCTGGGCCATCCCGAACCCGGAGAGCTGACCTATCTGGAGATCACCGGCCGCAAGCCCGCCGGCCGCGAGGAGGTTCGCGCCCTGCCCGGCGACGAGAGCGCGCTCGCCGCCGCCAACGCCTATGAGGGCCTGGCCCGGTTGATCGGCCAGTTCGACGAGGGTCGCCGCTACGTCTCGCGCATCGCCCCGCAGTTCGTGAAACTGCACATGAGCGACTACGACCACTTGGCGCGGGTGTTCGAGTGGTCGACCAGCGGCGAGGAGGAAGGCGAGTGA